A single Perca flavescens isolate YP-PL-M2 chromosome 2, PFLA_1.0, whole genome shotgun sequence DNA region contains:
- the prss12 gene encoding neurotrypsin isoform X1, producing the protein MNLALLAALTAALLAADSGFCYSSSVPSFILPFTDCVQSRGKDGFYRGAIDVTESGTRCMNWTEVAGFKERYPGKGIGEHNHCRNPDGRIRPWCFFRNHKGRVDWGYCDCKQGSVRLQGGRSKLDGRVEVYLGGVWGSVCSDDWGDEDAAVVCRQLGKGISGRARAVPLFRPSMAKLHWRAVHCQGEEPDLLLCPKTAWNGGECSLAAAITCTQQQAVVTLPIRLVGGRSGSEGTVEVFHAGQWGSICDDQWDDSDAEVVCRQLGLSGVAKAWGQAHFGKGSDRVWLDEVRCTGNELTLEQCPKSAWGEHNCLHSEDAGVSCNPLTDGSVRLVGGTSSYEGRLEVFYRGQWGTVCDDGWTDYNTQVVCRQLGYRLGETLLSEGLDITSVPRFGVGSGPILLDDVSCTGKEPSLLLCNRKEWLRHDCTHHEDVNIACSADHNGDSLPTSVPIRLVGGESPREGRVELYLAGQWGTVCDDGWTDRDAEVVCRQLGYSGVAKARVMAYFGEGTGPIHVDNVKCGGEEHLLADCIKQTLGTHNCRHSEDAGVICDYGESQTSYKEVKDPVNSICGLRLIHTRQRRIIGGENSLRGGWPWQAAVRLRGSRGDGRLVCGATLIDTCWVLTSAHCFKRYGNSTKQYKVRVGDYHSLVPEEYEEEYGVDQIVLHPGYHSHNNDYDLALVRLSPGAVGQIPGECVSFSRHVLPACLPIRKERVLKQASNCHITGWGDTGRSYSKTLQQAPLSLLPRRHCQQHFHSAFTSRMLCAGSIQSERRVDSCRGDSGGPLVCERPGGGWVVYGVTSWGHACRTQQSPGVYTKVSAFSSWIRKVIGRDDRKEKKR; encoded by the exons ATGAATTTGGCTTTGCTTGCCGCGCTAACAGCCGCGCTTTTGGCTGCGGATAGCGGCTTCTGTTATTCCAGCAGCGTCCCTTCATTCATCCTGCCGTTTACTGACTGCGTCCAGAGCCGTGGGAAAGACGGTTTCTACCGGGGAGCTATAGACGTCACTGAGTCCGGCACCCGGTGCATGAACTGGACCGAAGTGGCCGGCTTCAAGGAGCGCTACCCGGGCAAAGGAATAGGAGAGCACAATCACTGTCGCAACCCGGACGGCAGGATCCGACCCTGGTGCTTTTTCAGGAACCACAAAGGCAGAGTGGACTGGGGGTACTGCGACTGTAAACAAG GCTCTGTGCGTCTGCAAGGAGGTCGCTCCAAGCTAGATGGCAGGGTGGAAGTCTATCTGGGAGGAGTGTGGGGGTCTGTGTGTAGCGATGACTGGGGGGACGAAGACGCTGCAGTGGTTTGCAGACAGCTGGGCAAGGG GATCTCAGGTCGTGCACGTGCAGTTCCCTTGTTTCGTCCAAGCATGGCCAAGCTCCATTGGAGGGCGGTCCATTGCCAGGGAGAGGAGCCAGACCTGCTCCTGTGTCCTAAGACTGCTTGGAATGGAGGGGAATGTTCTCTGGCTGCAGCCATCACATGCACACAGCAGCAAG CAGTAGTGACGCTCCCTATACGGCTGGTGGGGGGTCGATCAGGGTCAGAGGGCACAGTGGAGGTCTTCCATGCAGGGCAGTGGGGTTCCATATGTGATGACCAATGGGACGACAGTGATGCAGAGGTGGTGTGTCGACAACTGGGGCTGAG CGGTGTGGCGAAGGCATGGGGCCAGGCACATTTTGGCAAGGGTTCAGACCGTGTCTGGCTGGATGAGGTGCGTTGCACAGGCAATGAGCTCACTCTGGAGCAGTGTCCAAAAAGTGCCTGGGGGGAGCACAACTGTCTGCACTCTGAGGATGCAGGAGTGTCCTGCAACCCTCTAACAG ATGGCTCTGTTAGGTTGGTAGGGGGCACCAGCAGCTATGAGGGACGTTTAGAAGTATTTTACCGTGGTCAGTGGGGGACAGTGTGTGATGACGGCTGGACAGACTATAACACACAAGTCGTGTGCCGACAACTTGGTTACAG ATTAGGTGAGACTCTCCTTTCTGAAGGACTAGACATCACCTCAGTCCCACGCTTCGGGGTGGGGTCAGGTCCCATTCTTTTGGATGATGTGAGCTGCACAGGGAAAGAGCCTAGCCTATTGCTGTGCAACAGGAAGGAGTGGCTCCGCCATGACTGCACACACCATGAAGATGTGAACATTGCGTGCAGCGCTGATCACAATGGAGACAGTCTTCCAACGA GTGTGCCAATAAGGCTTGTGGGAGGAGAGAGCCCTAGGGAAGGCCGGGTGGAGCTCTATCTGGCTGGACAATGGGGGACTGTGTGTGATGACGGATGGACTGATCGTGATGCTGAGGTGGTGTGCCGACAACTGGGATACAG TGGGGTTGCAAAGGCCCGTGTGATGGCGTACTTTGGGGAGGGGACAGGGCCCATCCACGTGGACAATGTTAAGTGCGGCGGCGAGGAGCATTTGTTAGCAGACTGCATCAAACAGACACTTGGCACTCACAACTGTCGCCATAGTGAGGACGCTGGGGTCATCTGTGACTATGGTGAATCACAAACCAGCTAcaaagaggtcaaag aTCCTGTCAACTCAATTTGTGGTTTGCGGCTCATACACACCCGCCAGCGGCGAATCATAGGAGGAGAAAACTCTCTGAG GGGTGGCTGGCCATGGCAGGCTGCAGTTCGTTTGCGAGGATCTCGAGGAGACGGGAGGTTGGTGTGTGGAGCGACTCTCATTGACACTTGCTGGGTCCTCACCTCAGCACACTGCTTCAAgag GTACGGAAACAGCACCAAGCAATATAAAGTTAGAGTGGGCGACTACCACTCCCTCGTCCCTGAGGAATACGAAGAGGAGTACGGCGTCGATCAGATTGTCCTCCACCCAGGCTACCACTCCCATAACAACGATTACGACCTGGCCTTGGTTCGTCTGTCACCGGGGGCCGTGGGCCAGATACcgggagagtgtgtgtcattCAGCCGTCATGTTCTTCCCGCCTGTCTGCCCATACGCAAAGAGAGAGTGCTCAAACAAGCCAGCAACTGTCATATTACCGGCTGGGGTGACACgg GCCGCTCATACTCCAAGACCCTACAGCAGGCCCCCCTCTCCTTACTTCCCCGGCGTCATTGCCAGCAACATTTCCACAGTGCCTTCACAAGCCGCATGCTCTGCGCCGGCAGCATCCAATCGGAAAGACGTGTGGACAGTTGCCGTGGTGACAGTGGAGGTCCGTTGGTGTGTGAGCGTCCGGGAGGGGGTTGGGTGGTTTACGGGGTCACGTCCTGGGGTCATGCCTGTCGGACACAACAGTCCCCCGGCGTCTACACCAAAGTCTCTGCCTTCAGCTCCTGGATACGCAAGGTGATTGGCCGTGATGacaggaaagagaaaaagcGATGA
- the prss12 gene encoding neurotrypsin isoform X2 — protein MNLALLAALTAALLAADSGFCYSSSVPSFILPFTDCVQSRGKDGFYRGAIDVTESGTRCMNWTEVAGFKERYPGKGIGEHNHCRNPDGRIRPWCFFRNHKGRVDWGYCDCKQGSVRLQGGRSKLDGRVEVYLGGVWGSVCSDDWGDEDAAVVCRQLGKGISGRARAVPLFRPSMAKLHWRAVHCQGEEPDLLLCPKTAWNGGECSLAAAITCTQQQVVTLPIRLVGGRSGSEGTVEVFHAGQWGSICDDQWDDSDAEVVCRQLGLSGVAKAWGQAHFGKGSDRVWLDEVRCTGNELTLEQCPKSAWGEHNCLHSEDAGVSCNPLTDGSVRLVGGTSSYEGRLEVFYRGQWGTVCDDGWTDYNTQVVCRQLGYRLGETLLSEGLDITSVPRFGVGSGPILLDDVSCTGKEPSLLLCNRKEWLRHDCTHHEDVNIACSADHNGDSLPTSVPIRLVGGESPREGRVELYLAGQWGTVCDDGWTDRDAEVVCRQLGYSGVAKARVMAYFGEGTGPIHVDNVKCGGEEHLLADCIKQTLGTHNCRHSEDAGVICDYGESQTSYKEVKDPVNSICGLRLIHTRQRRIIGGENSLRGGWPWQAAVRLRGSRGDGRLVCGATLIDTCWVLTSAHCFKRYGNSTKQYKVRVGDYHSLVPEEYEEEYGVDQIVLHPGYHSHNNDYDLALVRLSPGAVGQIPGECVSFSRHVLPACLPIRKERVLKQASNCHITGWGDTGRSYSKTLQQAPLSLLPRRHCQQHFHSAFTSRMLCAGSIQSERRVDSCRGDSGGPLVCERPGGGWVVYGVTSWGHACRTQQSPGVYTKVSAFSSWIRKVIGRDDRKEKKR, from the exons ATGAATTTGGCTTTGCTTGCCGCGCTAACAGCCGCGCTTTTGGCTGCGGATAGCGGCTTCTGTTATTCCAGCAGCGTCCCTTCATTCATCCTGCCGTTTACTGACTGCGTCCAGAGCCGTGGGAAAGACGGTTTCTACCGGGGAGCTATAGACGTCACTGAGTCCGGCACCCGGTGCATGAACTGGACCGAAGTGGCCGGCTTCAAGGAGCGCTACCCGGGCAAAGGAATAGGAGAGCACAATCACTGTCGCAACCCGGACGGCAGGATCCGACCCTGGTGCTTTTTCAGGAACCACAAAGGCAGAGTGGACTGGGGGTACTGCGACTGTAAACAAG GCTCTGTGCGTCTGCAAGGAGGTCGCTCCAAGCTAGATGGCAGGGTGGAAGTCTATCTGGGAGGAGTGTGGGGGTCTGTGTGTAGCGATGACTGGGGGGACGAAGACGCTGCAGTGGTTTGCAGACAGCTGGGCAAGGG GATCTCAGGTCGTGCACGTGCAGTTCCCTTGTTTCGTCCAAGCATGGCCAAGCTCCATTGGAGGGCGGTCCATTGCCAGGGAGAGGAGCCAGACCTGCTCCTGTGTCCTAAGACTGCTTGGAATGGAGGGGAATGTTCTCTGGCTGCAGCCATCACATGCACACAGCAGCAAG TAGTGACGCTCCCTATACGGCTGGTGGGGGGTCGATCAGGGTCAGAGGGCACAGTGGAGGTCTTCCATGCAGGGCAGTGGGGTTCCATATGTGATGACCAATGGGACGACAGTGATGCAGAGGTGGTGTGTCGACAACTGGGGCTGAG CGGTGTGGCGAAGGCATGGGGCCAGGCACATTTTGGCAAGGGTTCAGACCGTGTCTGGCTGGATGAGGTGCGTTGCACAGGCAATGAGCTCACTCTGGAGCAGTGTCCAAAAAGTGCCTGGGGGGAGCACAACTGTCTGCACTCTGAGGATGCAGGAGTGTCCTGCAACCCTCTAACAG ATGGCTCTGTTAGGTTGGTAGGGGGCACCAGCAGCTATGAGGGACGTTTAGAAGTATTTTACCGTGGTCAGTGGGGGACAGTGTGTGATGACGGCTGGACAGACTATAACACACAAGTCGTGTGCCGACAACTTGGTTACAG ATTAGGTGAGACTCTCCTTTCTGAAGGACTAGACATCACCTCAGTCCCACGCTTCGGGGTGGGGTCAGGTCCCATTCTTTTGGATGATGTGAGCTGCACAGGGAAAGAGCCTAGCCTATTGCTGTGCAACAGGAAGGAGTGGCTCCGCCATGACTGCACACACCATGAAGATGTGAACATTGCGTGCAGCGCTGATCACAATGGAGACAGTCTTCCAACGA GTGTGCCAATAAGGCTTGTGGGAGGAGAGAGCCCTAGGGAAGGCCGGGTGGAGCTCTATCTGGCTGGACAATGGGGGACTGTGTGTGATGACGGATGGACTGATCGTGATGCTGAGGTGGTGTGCCGACAACTGGGATACAG TGGGGTTGCAAAGGCCCGTGTGATGGCGTACTTTGGGGAGGGGACAGGGCCCATCCACGTGGACAATGTTAAGTGCGGCGGCGAGGAGCATTTGTTAGCAGACTGCATCAAACAGACACTTGGCACTCACAACTGTCGCCATAGTGAGGACGCTGGGGTCATCTGTGACTATGGTGAATCACAAACCAGCTAcaaagaggtcaaag aTCCTGTCAACTCAATTTGTGGTTTGCGGCTCATACACACCCGCCAGCGGCGAATCATAGGAGGAGAAAACTCTCTGAG GGGTGGCTGGCCATGGCAGGCTGCAGTTCGTTTGCGAGGATCTCGAGGAGACGGGAGGTTGGTGTGTGGAGCGACTCTCATTGACACTTGCTGGGTCCTCACCTCAGCACACTGCTTCAAgag GTACGGAAACAGCACCAAGCAATATAAAGTTAGAGTGGGCGACTACCACTCCCTCGTCCCTGAGGAATACGAAGAGGAGTACGGCGTCGATCAGATTGTCCTCCACCCAGGCTACCACTCCCATAACAACGATTACGACCTGGCCTTGGTTCGTCTGTCACCGGGGGCCGTGGGCCAGATACcgggagagtgtgtgtcattCAGCCGTCATGTTCTTCCCGCCTGTCTGCCCATACGCAAAGAGAGAGTGCTCAAACAAGCCAGCAACTGTCATATTACCGGCTGGGGTGACACgg GCCGCTCATACTCCAAGACCCTACAGCAGGCCCCCCTCTCCTTACTTCCCCGGCGTCATTGCCAGCAACATTTCCACAGTGCCTTCACAAGCCGCATGCTCTGCGCCGGCAGCATCCAATCGGAAAGACGTGTGGACAGTTGCCGTGGTGACAGTGGAGGTCCGTTGGTGTGTGAGCGTCCGGGAGGGGGTTGGGTGGTTTACGGGGTCACGTCCTGGGGTCATGCCTGTCGGACACAACAGTCCCCCGGCGTCTACACCAAAGTCTCTGCCTTCAGCTCCTGGATACGCAAGGTGATTGGCCGTGATGacaggaaagagaaaaagcGATGA